Proteins found in one Neodiprion lecontei isolate iyNeoLeco1 chromosome 6, iyNeoLeco1.1, whole genome shotgun sequence genomic segment:
- the LOC107222395 gene encoding unconventional myosin-IXa isoform X5, protein MDSNGSGVVQVFVGQWSAEYEALSIKATKQTSSAEIVECIIERLGFVDATHANSYELAEVVSNSVGQVCKERRLGPTECPVALMLLWPKNAAQQEYYRFYLRKKQSDYLWSDSRFPMDPQLLKDYFNRFLYQPRDKEYPDLCQLPDLNEQTLLDNLRARFLAGNIYTYVGSILIALNPFKFYPIYNPKYVKLYQNRRLGPDIPPHIFAIADAAYHCMLKEKRNQCIVISGESGSGKTESTNFLLHHLTALSQKGSHGSGVEQTILSAGPVLEAFGNAKTAHNNNSSRFGKFIQVNYKENGMVHGAVVQKYLLEKSRIVSQGKNERNYHVFYYLLAGASEQERKVLHLGTTDQYNYLNKSGCYGLENIDERHEFSRLKQSMEMVGFTPEKQRRLFAVLSAVLLLGNVEFQPRKSYHHHDEAVAVKNPEVVALISELLRVKQDTLLAALTAKRARASGETLVINYRLPEAIAARDAMAKCLYGALFDWIVLQVNHALLSKKDTLRDHQGNSIGVLDIFGFEDFKMCNSFEQLCINYANEQLQHYFNQHVFQYEQREYRKQGIRWTDIGYSDNSGCLHLIEGKPNGLLCLLDDQCNFPGATNETLLQKFNSVHKDSPFYEAPQRREAAFVVRHYAGTVKYQAANMREKNLDLMRPDGVVGVLKNSSLAFVRELVGADPVAVFRWAILRAFFRAHFAFQEAGRAHRHGRADGNKSSVQNRYRTPNENLIRKNKSFRPRERGKKGLKNLQTVKTLAGRTQSYGTGGGPGKARKQPMTVSAQFQQSLHSLMDTLNQANPFFIRCIKSNANKVPNKFDEETVQRQLRYTGMLETVRIRQAGFNVRLAYEEFIQLYRMLLPKGLLSSQSDVRDFLLTLNLNRDNYQLGSTKVFLRESEKIKLDIELHQQIITSITTIQKWFRACLERRKFIRLKNAAVQVQSFWRMVSAQRLAQSIRAREAAVRIQALWKAYKQQKWFKKLRAGVIAFQACVRGNIARKMYYDMKKKRTIVTDILADQELQRRRIENTDVAVKKLNHMGTDYKDSTFADNRDFNRCRDGDETNNEEQFLSQASQVSSEELPSDPPKKAESHEFILPPLRIEDKNKEALVVDSNISYSKRKLTANKRLLTDPSTPLKMVEPLYGEDVTERKGSLESLASLRSFESQVSADSSESHYSQENVVSGNLNNKPVPITRTKRGEPNPSISLNTNLIHINRTSVTNRRTDSTSTGYSDCELDVETPNAVQSAPPMFTSSPVFPSPQVRCPHLSLTHSPNSDIWRRRSDVSTITQSTNVSQYQNINENLLDQAKLERLTEAANYNVKHDSNSRFLRNESATSREQRRLSENTMPNDRLESVTNALTKMDRFGLNKDIKDYVLRRQNSEGDTTGKIDISMHETSMKMPYKTSPLPKEKDTMIKEKSEPDVPVRCARKNRPTREAQCRSMGDSVSESNTNEARNLFLGTIKEGDSNKSSNVWTRKQVSNDPATRSVTDWPVNKHEPIYKVQQPGKRNRANAVPTLELHRRNSDPATKVSGLSVDKSLGADTSPNDLKLPPGLGEMEWKGNQLFLAGHRFRKVARYSKDDVCICCNEKMDAFVTQGFKCADCKQLYHVKCIQNGGVNRIPCLSMNAPDRRKRKLRSAYESNKQPVVPKFSLTGTSAFSDSTDKIISDAKELGLMQDFITKKIYKMEGQEEGKKPSEVDRVFKLALGKFKEDLVITYSVVIQQGVEGNIKYTDLIANFLHVMETVCKQENTREDFPVTMGVNAFRGFMNEFMTLVKNEAPEKQSKSKRKKDKKRKQEEAIHHGNHTFQLTIINIPTACEVCTSFFMWPIERGLVCQNCKLTCHKKCFGKATAECGKEGITSEMNSRKVFGIPLFKLDCGDGKVPLVVDRLITTIELHGLYTEGLYRKSGVSSKVKELKLKMDEGALEDVDFENYQVHVLAAVLKSFFRDMPEPLLTFEYYDDFLHAANLTDPHDRICTLFAILKKLPKPNFDLMERLIVHLARVALHEVDNRMSSSALAIVFAPCILRTNRTLPAQDSLQDVGRQTRCVETIVQEKLRVVRATLDDICTLEYACRTATHRLSSLRSSKIFSPEELGPVTSSTLGRGNSSERGDEEEAILVGHIQEIQKEKALLTSTLPSLTRASSDDDLLLSATDLDDGSLDEIMPPSSGKFVILVGIVEAEIISIYRSKVTKFFHISDGIPRKKIIQRQSSADNAFPTVNVDEDMVMV, encoded by the exons ATGGACAGCAACGGATCAGGAGTAGTGCAAGTATTCGTGGGCCAGTGGAGCGCTGAATACGAAGCACTCTCAATCAAAGCCACGAAACAAACATCATCCGCAGAGATTGTAGAATGTATAATCGAGCGGTTAGGATTTGTCGACGCAACCCACGCTAACAGCTATGAGTTAGCCGAAGTTGTTAGCAATTCTGTAGGGCAGGTGTGCAAAGAGAGAAGACTCGGACCAACGGAGTGTCCAGTAGCCCTGATGTTGTTATGGCCAAAAAATGCAGCTCAGCAGGAATACTATAGGTTTTATTTACGCAAAAAGCAGTCAGACTACTTGTGGTCTGACAGCAGATTTCCCATGGATCCTCAACTCTTGAAGGACTATTTCAATAGATTCTTGTATCAACCTCGAGACAAAGAGTACCCCGATCTTTGCCAACTGCCAGACCTCAACGAACAAACTCTGTTAGACAATTTAAGGGCAAGATTTTTGGCTGGAAACATATACACCTATGTTGGAAGTATCTTGATAGCATTAAATCCATTTAAATTCTATCCCATTTATAATCCAAAGTATGTTAAATTGTACCAAAACCGAAGACTTGGTCCCGACATACCACCGCACATATTTGCAATAGCTGATGCAGCATATCACTGTATGCTCAAAGAAAAGCGGAATCAATGTATCGTTATTAGTGGAGAAAGTGGTTCCGGAAAAACCGAATCAACTAATTTTCTATTGCATCATTTGACTGCTCTCAGTCAAAAAGGATCACATGGTAGCGGAGTGGAACAAACTATTCTGAGTGCTGGGCCAGTTCTGGAAGCTTTTGGCAATGCCAAAACGGCACACAACAACAATAGCAGTCGGTTTGGCAAATTCATTCAAGTCAACTACAAAGAAAATGGAATGGTTCACGG AGCAGTGGTTCAAAAATATCTCCTAGAGAAGTCAAGGATAGTGTCACAaggaaagaatgaaagaaactACCATGTATTCTACTATTTATTGGCTGGAGCCAGTGAACAAGAGAGGAAAGTGCTTCATCTTGGAACTACAGAccaatataattatttgaataaaagcgGGTGTTACGGACTTGAGAATATCGACGAAAGACATGAATTCTCTAGGCTAAAGCAGTCAATGGAAATGGTCGGATTCACTCCTGAGAAGCAGAGACGATTATTTGCTGTTTTGTCTGCAGTTCTATTGCTTG GTAACGTGGAGTTTCAACCCCGAAAGTCATATCATCACCACGACGAAGCTGTTGCAGTTAAGAACCCTGAAGTTGTAGCGCTTATCTCTGAGCTACTCAGGGTAAAACAAGACACGCTACTAGCTGCATTGACTGCCAAGAGAGCAAGAGCGTCAGGTGAAACATTAGTAATCAATTACAGACTTCCAGAAGCAATTGCTGCCAGAGATGCAATGGCTAAGTGTTTGTATGGAGCACTATTTGATTGGATCGTCCTCCAG GTGAACCATGCTCTGTTGTCAAAAAAAGACACATTGAGAGATCACCAAGGAAATAGTATTGGTGTCTTGGACATTTTTGGGTTCGAAGATTTTAAGATGTGCAATAGCTTTGAACAACTGTGTATTAATTACGCGAACGAACAATTGcaacattatttcaatcagCACGTTTTCCAATACGAACAGCGGGAATATAGAAAGCAAGGTATAAGATGGACTGATATTGGGTACAGTGATAACTCAGGCTGTCTGCACCTTATCGAGGGAAAACCTAACGGTCTTCTATGCCTTCTTGACGATCAATGCAA CTTTCCTGGTGCAACGAATGAGACACTACTGCAGAAATTTAATTCGGTACACAAAGATTCACCGTTTTATGAAGCACCTCAGCGTCGTGAGGCAGCATTTGTTGTAAGACATTATGCCGGGACTGTCAAATATCAAGCAGCGAAtatgagagagaaaaatcttgaTTTGATGCGTCCAGATGGGGTTGTGGGTGTTTTAAAGAATTCTTCCCTTGCCTTTGTTCGAGAGCTAGTCGGAGCAGATCCTGTTGCAGTGTTCAGATGGGCGATCCTTAGAGCTTTTTTCCGTGCACACTTTGCATTTCAGGAAGCAGGTCGGGCACATAGACATGGCAGAG CTGACGGGAACAAATCTTCTGTGCAAAATAGGTACAGGACAcccaatgaaaatttgataag GAAGAACAAATCATTCCGACCACGGGAACGGGGGAAAAAAGGCTTAAAAAATCTCCAAACTGTTAAAACACTTGCTGGGCGGACTCAGAGCTATGGTACAGGAGGTGGTCCTGGAAAAGCAAGAAAACAACCGATGACGGTTTCAGCACAATTTCAGCAAAGCCTGCACAGCTTAATGGACACTTTGAACCAGGCTAATCCCTTCTTTATTCGATGCATTAAAAGTAATGCTAATAAGGTTCCTAACAAGTTTGATGAAGAAACTGTGCAGCGGCAGCTTAGGTACACTGGTATGCTAGAAACTGTACGAATCAGACAAGCTGGATTCAATGTCAGGCTGGCCTATGAAGAGTTCATTCAACTTTATCGGATGCTACTTCCTAAAGGCCTTCTCAGTTCGCAATCGGACGTCAGAGATTTCCTTCTTACTCTAAATTTGAACAGGGATAACTATCAGCTTGGATCCACTAAAGTATTTCTACGGGAatcagaaaaaatcaaattggaTATTGAATTGCATCAGCAAATCATAACTAGCATCACAACCATACAGAAGTGGTTTCGAGCTTGTCTTGAAAGAAGAAAGTTCATTAGACTAAAAAATGCTGCTGTTCAAGTCCAATCGTTTTGGAGAATGGTTAGCGCTCAGAGATTAGCACAAAGTATACGTGCACGTGAAGCAGCAGTTCGCATTCAGGCTTTGTGGAAGGCTTACAAACAGCAGAAGTGGTTTAAAAAGCTTAGAGCCGGTGTAATTGCTTTTCAAGCCTGTGTCAGAGGAAATATTGcaagaaaaatgtattatgacatgaagaaaaaacgaacaatTGTGACTGATATTTTGGCCGACCAGGAATTGCAGCGACGAAGAATTGAGAATACTGATGTTGCAGTTAAGAAATTGAACCACATGGGTACAGACTATAAAGACTCTACATTTGCAGACAATAGAGATTTCAACAGATGTCGCGATGGCGATGA GACGAATAACGAAGagcaatttttatctcaagcATCACAAGTTTCTAGCGAAGAATTACCTTCTGACCCACCAAAGAAGGCAGAATCTCATGAATTTATTCTACCACCTTTAAG GATCGAGGACAAGAATAAAGAGGCTCTGGTTGTTGACTCAAACATTTCCTACTCTAAGCGAAAGTTAACAGCTAACAAACGATTGTTGACTGATCCTTCTACACCCCTGAAAATGGTAGAGCCGTTGTATGGTGAAGATGTAACAGAGCGCAAAGGGAGTCTTGAAAGTTTGGCAAGCTTAAGAAGTTTTGAATCTCAAGTTAGTGCTGATAGCTCTGAGTCTCACTATTCTCAAGAAAATGTTGTCAGTGGTAACTTGAATAACAAGCCTGTTCCGATTACGAGAACAAAGCGAGGCGAACCAAATCCATCGATTTCTCTCAATACGAAtttaatacatataaatagAACATCTGTAACTAATAGAAGAACAGACAGTACATCAACTGGTTATAGTGACTGTGAACTTGACGTCGAAACGCCCAACGCTGTTCAAAGTGCCCCACCAATGTTCACGTCGTCACCAGTGTTTCCATCTCCTCAAGTTAGATGTCCTCATTTAAGTCTGACGCATAGTCCCAACTCTGATATATGGCGAAGACGATCAGATGTATCTACCATTACTCAATCTACCAACGTTTCACAATATcaaaatattaatgaaaacCTTCTGGATCAAGCCAAGCTGGAGCGATTGACGGAAGCCGCAAATTACAACGTCAAGCACGACTCTAATAGCCGTTTTTTGCGAAACGAAAGTGCCACGAGTCGAGAGCAGAGAAGGCTCAGTGAGAATACTATGCCAAATGACCGTTTGGAAAGTGTAACTAATGCATTAACGAAAATGGATCGTTTTGGTTTAAATAAGGATATCAAAGATTATGTCTTACGTCGACAAAACTCTGAAGGAGATACAACTGGGAAAATTGACATATCGATGCACGAAACTTCTATGAAGATGCCATACAAAACTTCTCCGCTCCCCAAAGAAAAAGATACaatgataaaagaaaagtCAGAACCAGATGTTCCTGTCAGATGTGCTCGGAAAAATCGGCCTACAAGAGAGGCCCAGTGTCGATCCATGGGCGATAGTGTATCTGAATCAAATACAAATGAAGCACGAAATCTTTTCCTCGGTACCATAAAAGAGGGGGACTCGAATAAATCGTCCAATGTCTGGACTAGAAAACAGGTTTCTAATGATCCAGCAACGAGATCTGTTACAGACTGGCCAGTAAATAAGCATGAACCGATTTATAAAGTTCAGCAACCCGGAAAACGTAATAGAGCAAACGCTGTACCAACGTTGGAATTGCACAGAAGAAATTCAGATCCTGCTACTAAAGTTTCTGGGCTTAGTGTCGATAAAAGTTTAGGAGCTGATACGAGTCCAAATGACTTGAAACTTCCTCCAGGTTTGGGAGAAATGGAATGGAAAGGTAACCAGCTTTTCCTTGCTGGCCATAGATTCAGAAAAGTAGCCCGATACTCTAAGGATGACGTTTGTATTTGTTGTAACGAAAAAATGGATGCGTTTGTGACGCAGGGATTCAAGTGCGCGGATTGCAAACAACTTTATCACGTCAAGTGTATTCAAAATGGAGGTGTAAATAGAATACCGTGCTTATCTATGAATGCACCAGatagaaggaaaagaaaattacgatcAGCATATGAATCTAATAAACAACCCGTGGTACCAAAATTCAGTTTGACGGGAACTTCGGCATTTTCAGACAGCactgataaaataatttcagatgCCAAGGAACTTGGACTTATGCAAGACTTTATtacaaagaaaatatacaaaatggAAGGCCAGGAAGAGGGTAAAAAGCCAAGCGAAGTGGATCGTGTTTTTAAACTAGCGTTAGGGAAATTCAAAGAGGACTTGGTCATTACCTACAGTGTTGTCATTCAGCAAGGAGTCGAAGGAAACATTAAGTACACAGATCTAATAGCAAATTTTTTGCACGTTATGGAAACAGTTTGTAAACAAGAAAACACTAGAGAGGACTTCCCTGTTACAATGGGTGTGAACGCGTTTCGGGGATTTATGAATGAATTCATGACTCTTGTCAAAAACGAAGCTCCTGAGAAACAAAGCAAGAGCAAACggaaaaaggataaaaaacGGAAGCAAGAAGAAGCAATACATCATGGCAATCACACTTTCCAGTTGACTATAATCAACATCCCAACAGCTTGCGAAGTTTGCACCTCGTTCTTCATGTGGCCAATCGAGAGGGGACTTGTCTGCCAAA atTGTAAATTAACATGTCATAAAAAGTGCTTTGGAAAAGCGACAGCGGAATGTGGAAAAGAAGGAATAACGTCTGAAATGAATTCACGCAAGGTTTTCGGTATTCCACTATTCAAGCTGGATTGCGGGGATGGAAAAGTACCTTTGGTGGTAGATAGATTAATTACAACAATAGAGCTGCATGGTCTTTATACAGAGGGCTTATATAGAAAGAGCGGGGTGAGCTCTAAAGTGAAAGAATTGAAGTTAAAAATGGACGAAGGTGCTTTAGAAGATGTagactttgaaaattatcaagtaCACGTTCTGGCTGCTGTGTTGAAGAGTTTCTTCAGAGATATGCCTGAACCGTTGCTGACTTTCGAATACTATGATGATTTTCTACATGCAGCCAATCTCACAGATCCACATGATAGAATTTGTACCCTTTTTGCAATATTGAAAAAGCTGCCAAAACCTAATTTTGATCTAATGGAACGATTGATCGTCCATTTGGCGAGAGTAGCTCTTCATGAAGTTGATAATAGAATGTCATCATCAGCGCTGGCCATAGTATTTGCACCTTGTATCTTGAGAACAAATCGAACACTACCTGCGCAGGATTCGCTGCAAGATGTCGGTAGGCAGACACGATGCGTCGAGACAATTGTACAAGAGAAGCTACGAGTTGTTAGAGCTACTCTAGATGATATATGTACTCTCGAGTATGCTTGCCGTACTGCTACTCATCGCCTTTCCAGTCTTCGATCTTCGAAGATTTTCAGCCCTGAGGAGCTTGGGCCTGTAACTTCTAGCACTTTGGGACGTGGCAACAGTAGCGAAAGGGGTGATGAGGAAGAGGCAATTCTCGTTGGTCACATTCAAGAAATTCAGAAGGAGAAAGCACTACTCACATCGACTTTGCCAAGTCTAACTAGAGCTTCGTCAGATGACGATCTACTCTTATCTGCTACAGATTTAGATGATGGTTCCCTTGACGAAATCATGCCACCTTCTTCCGGTAAGTTTGTTATCCTTGTAGGAATAGTAGAAGCAGAAATTATATCCATTTATAGGTCGAAagtgacgaaattttttcacatttcagatGGCATCCCACGGAAGAAGATTATCCAAAGACAAAGTTCAGCAGATAATGCCTTTCCCACTGTTAACGTTGACGAAGATATGGTAATGGTATGA